The window AGGAGAACCTGCTGACCTGCCTGGCCGACCTGTTCCACAGTATCGCCAACCAGAAGAGGAAGGTGGGAGTCATACCACCCAAGAAGTTCATCACGCGCCTACGCAAGGAGAATGGTGAGAGGGCAGTAGTATGCTTGCAGTTCAGGAggggggagatagagaaagaagtGGATGGTTGAAAATGTGTTCCAGGGTGTGGACATGAGGTTGACACACTCCCctttctcccctgttccctccccctctcctctacccctgcAGAGCTGTTTGACAACTACATGCAACAGGATGCCCATGAATTCCTGAACTACCTGCTCAACACCATTGCTGACCTGCTGCAGGAGGAAAGGAAGCAGGACAAGACCAACGGCCGTCTAGCCAATGGCTCGCTCGACTCCCAGAACCACAACAGTAACACCCCACCCCCCTCCACTTGGGTCCATGAGATCTTCCAGGGAACCCTCACCAACGAGACCCGCTGCCTCACCTGCGAAACGGTACCTACCGTCTGAGTCTGACTCCCCATGTCAACTAGTGATGTCTCTGTTATTGTTGTGGGCAGCAGGATGCAATACTTGTCTGTGATACGCTGTAGAGAGAAGGCAGGCTCAAGTTCTGTTGGCATGAAGATAGACTGAATGATGTTTTTGTCTGGCTCTAGTCATCAcaggttgttgttgctgttgttttctCCCTACAGATCAGCAGCAAAGACGAAGACTTCCTGGACCTGTCAGTGGACGTGGAACAGAACACCTCCATCACACACTGTCTCAGGTAACATCTACAACACCTAACTACAATAACACATTACATACTGACTGACCTGTGTATTGCTCCTTTCTCCATGTCACTCCAAGTaccatgatctctctctccttcgctccctcCAGGGGGTTTAGTAACACAGAGACTCTCTGCAGTGAGTATAAGTACTACTGTGAAGAATGTAGAAGCAAACAGGAGGCACACAAAAGGTCAGTGTTGGCAGTGTTGTGGACATAAGTATTCTTTGATAAGTTTTAATCGCTACTATAAGGTATTGTGTGTGCGCCCCCAGGATGCGAGTGAAGAAGCTGCCTATGATCCTGGCTCTACACCTGAAGAGGTTTAAGTACATGGAGCAGCTGCAGCGCTACACCAAGCTGTCCTATCGCGTCGTCTTCCCTCTGGAGCTCCGCCTCTTCAACACCTCAGGAGACGCAACCAATCCTGAGAGACTCTACGACCTGGTCGCTGTCGTGGTGCATTGTGGGAGGTCCGTATTGTGTCTACAAGGTTGTCTAAAAGTATCCAAACTGACCATAAAGAGTGTGAGTGTGTCCATGACTGCATTGTCTTGTTTTCAGTGGCCCAAACCGAGGACACTACATCGCCATTGTGAAGAGTCACGACTTCTGGCTGCTGTTTGATGACGACATTGTAGAGGTAAGCTAGTCGTGTATCTGTGCGTGCGGGAGAACATACATGTGTGCGCCCTTTTGTTTTGTGTGACCCCACTGATCCAtgttgtctctccttccctctgcagaAGATAGACGCCCAGGCCATAGAGGAGTTCTATGGCCTCACCTCTGAGATCTCCAAGAACTCTGAGTCAGGCTACATCCTCTTCTACCAGTCCAGAGACTGACTGGCCCTGGAGAGGACAGCGCCTCCCATTGGCGCGGAGGAGAAAAGCCCAGTGCCTCAGCAGTGGGAATAATGGACCATACAGGTGTCAGTCAAACCTGTGTAAATGGATCTACTGCAGCTCAGCCTCGGAGTCAGTCCCCCCCCTTGCCCTCCCACACCCTGTCACTTAGGCTGGAGATGCAGCTACAGGGGAGAGTTTTGTCAAAGGATCAGTGGATGTTGTATCAAAGTTTTGTGAGTTCGAAAGGTGTTTAATGAGGGTTGTACAGAGGTTTTGGGAATGAGGCGTTAGTTATAGCATGAGTGTTT is drawn from Oncorhynchus tshawytscha isolate Ot180627B linkage group LG29, Otsh_v2.0, whole genome shotgun sequence and contains these coding sequences:
- the LOC112227707 gene encoding ubiquitin carboxyl-terminal hydrolase 12; translated protein: MEILMTVSKFASFCTMGANASALEKEIGSEQFPVNEHYFGLVNFGNTCYCNSVLQALYFCRPFREKILAYRSQPRRKENLLTCLADLFHSIANQKRKVGVIPPKKFITRLRKENELFDNYMQQDAHEFLNYLLNTIADLLQEERKQDKTNGRLANGSLDSQNHNSNTPPPSTWVHEIFQGTLTNETRCLTCETISSKDEDFLDLSVDVEQNTSITHCLRGFSNTETLCSEYKYYCEECRSKQEAHKRMRVKKLPMILALHLKRFKYMEQLQRYTKLSYRVVFPLELRLFNTSGDATNPERLYDLVAVVVHCGSGPNRGHYIAIVKSHDFWLLFDDDIVEKIDAQAIEEFYGLTSEISKNSESGYILFYQSRD